A window of Aequoribacter fuscus genomic DNA:
TACGGCGCCAGGCTTGGCTTTGGCACTAATCTTAGTCTCGTACCCAGAGCCCGACGAGGTCAGCGACTCTAAATCCATCGGCGCTGTCAATAATGCGAGATCCGACGGATTAATCGGTGCCGCCTCCACCTGAATCAGCACTTGGTCTGAAGCCAAGTCTGAAAAGTCTTTTGCCTCAAAATAGAGCGATGCTTCGCCCTCAGCGGTCAGTAACGATTTTAATTGATAGCCAGTAGTCATAAGTATCCTTATCGGTTTAATGATGTTCGCTCACCAGTTTAGCGAGTCGGTCGGGCGAGCGCCATGCCCCCCATCGTAATCGGCTCAAATAGAGCCCAGCTAGGCAGACCAACATCGCCACAAAGGTCCACCAAGAGACCATTGGACCCAGTTGCCAGATCTTAATAATAAAGACTTGCGCCACCAGCATAGCCCAATGGACGGAGACCGACGCAAACATGAGCCAACGCGTGTCGCCCGCCCCTCTGAGCACACCCGATGCTACCAAATTGATACCGTCAGCAATCACGTAGCACGCTAGGCCTAGCATCATTGCCTCCGCCAAGACGCTGATTTGCTCGAAATCCTCTGAACCTGTGTCAAAAACGCCGACCAACGACGCAGCCAAGGTGGCGAAGGTAATGGCGAAAATCGCTGCAACTGTGAGGGCGATGCTAAATCCTGCTGCGATCACTCTGTTCAGATTCTGTGACTCACCCGAGCCGATATAGCGCCCGGCTAAACTCATCACTGCAATATGCAAACCAATCATCGAAATAAATGACATCAGATCCCAGTTAAACACGATGGCCATTGCTGCACCCTCGCGCGTACCGTAGTTCTGAAACATCAGCATGAACAAGTTAAACGTCACAACGTTCATAAACGATTCAAGCCCGGACGGAAACCCATAGCGAACAAACTTTCTCAGAATCCCCATATCAATCATCCAGCTCTGAGCGACACCGTAGAGCTGGGCAATGGCTGGGCGAAAGTAAAAACCCAAAAAAAGAATCAACGTGATCGCTGTGGCGATGACGGTACCAAGCGCTGCACCGGTAATCCCCATAGCCGGCAATCCCCAATGCCCAAACACCAGAGCATAGCTGAGCGCAATATTGATCAGCACACCCGTCACATCGCACACCATGACCACCCAGGAGCGTCCAATGCCGCTGAAAAAAGACGACAAAGCGGCCTTCGCCAAGCTGAAAACCCCACCGTAAATCAGAACCTTATAATAAGCGCTCTCGAGCGCAACGAGCTCTTCAGCGTGGCCGACCCAGCGAAAGAGCTCGGTGACGGGAAAGGTTAACAGCAAGAGTATCGGAAACGCAGCAACCGACAAAACCAGACCTTGCGTAACCACTTTACTGCACTGACTGTATCGCCCAGCGCCAGAGAACTGCGCCACCATAGCGTTGGCGTAAGAAATGATGCCTAAAAACAAAGACAAAGTAACAAACGAGGTGACGCCACCTGACATCGATGCGGAAATATGCTGGGCGCTTATCTGTGCCATAAAATAACGATCGGTGAAAATCATAAAGGCATAAGCACCTTGCGAAATTACGATCGGTAAAGCTAATACAGAGAGCTCTTTAAAAATGGCCCGAAAGCCGCGTTCAGACATGCAGTT
This region includes:
- a CDS encoding MATE family efflux transporter, whose amino-acid sequence is MSERGFRAIFKELSVLALPIVISQGAYAFMIFTDRYFMAQISAQHISASMSGGVTSFVTLSLFLGIISYANAMVAQFSGAGRYSQCSKVVTQGLVLSVAAFPILLLLTFPVTELFRWVGHAEELVALESAYYKVLIYGGVFSLAKAALSSFFSGIGRSWVVMVCDVTGVLINIALSYALVFGHWGLPAMGITGAALGTVIATAITLILFLGFYFRPAIAQLYGVAQSWMIDMGILRKFVRYGFPSGLESFMNVVTFNLFMLMFQNYGTREGAAMAIVFNWDLMSFISMIGLHIAVMSLAGRYIGSGESQNLNRVIAAGFSIALTVAAIFAITFATLAASLVGVFDTGSEDFEQISVLAEAMMLGLACYVIADGINLVASGVLRGAGDTRWLMFASVSVHWAMLVAQVFIIKIWQLGPMVSWWTFVAMLVCLAGLYLSRLRWGAWRSPDRLAKLVSEHH